TTGGTACAACCTGGAAAGGACTGACCCATTTACAATCAGAgatgggtatatgatacccgcatctaacaattGGAGCACCTCAGTGCGAACAACTTCCTTTCATATTAGGATAAACGTCTCTGCGTTTCTCTTGAGGTTTTGGCACCTTCTTCTAAGTAGATgtgatgcatacaatcagcatgactaattcctttcaaatatgctatagtccaccctattgCGATCTTGTGCTATTGGAGAACACTAACTAGTCTACTTTCCTGATCGGGCTCTAAGTCAGAGGCAATTATGGCAGGAAAAGTATTCTCATTACCAagaaatacatatttcagtgtatcTGGTAGCGGCTTTAGTTCAAGGGTGGGTGCCTTAACTGATGATGGGAGGGGTTTATctatggtcgggggaagaggttCTGGTTTATGCTGCCATTTCCCATAATTCATTACTGGCGCAGAGTCTAACAACGCATTAACTTCTTTAAAatgactatcctcatcatagtaggCTCCAAAGTGGGCCAAGCAGGCCTCTAAAGGATCGCTAACACTATTAGTCGTAAAGGTATTCTCAACTAAAGAATCAATCATGCATATAGACTCATAGTATTCAGGGTCCGGTGGGGCTTGTAACGCCTTAAAAACATTCACCGAGATTTTCTGATTCCCATAGGAAAATTTTACTAGGCCAGTTTGACAATGTATGATTGCATTCGCAGTGGATAGAAATGGACAACCTAGGATGATTGGGATATTGATATCTTGACTACAAACATGTTGAGTGTCCAAAATCACAAAGTCAACTGGATAGATAAAGTTTTCTACCTGAACCAAAAAGTCTTCAATAATTCCACGTGGGATTTTGACTGACCTATCGGCTAACTGTAGTGTTATCCTAGTTGGTTTCATCTCACCTAGTCCAAGTTGTTCATATACCGAGAACGGTAAAAGATTCACACTAGCCCCAAGATCTAAAAGAGCATTTTCTATCTTTTGGCTACCTATGACACATGTGACAGTAGGACAACCAGGATCTTTAAATTTGACAGGGTACTTTTGTGAGATTATGGAACTAACTTGTTGGGTTAAAAATGCCTTTTTATAGACACCTGCGTCTCTCTTGACAATGCACATCTCTTTTAGGAACTTGGTCATAGCTGGTACATATTTTATTGCATCTAACAAGGGAAGGTTGACCTTAACTTGCTTAAAGATGTCTAGGATTTCAGCATATGTACTAGGATTTTTCTTAGCGATTCTCTGAGAAAATGGTGCGGGTGGTATGTACACTCTCTCAGGGATATCTTCCTTACTTGGACTCTTAGCACTCTCGGGCCCATTAAGGTCTTTAGACGAAGTTTGTTCAACGTCATTCTCTTTTTCAGCTGGACTTTTGTCCTTAGGTGGTTCTACCGAGTTCTCTagagttttaccactcctaagatTGATAACTGCTTTGACATGTTCGTTGTGGTTAGAACTACCTGACCCATGAACCTGGTTAACTCCTTTAGGATTTGGAGTCGTTTGGCTAGAAAATGTCCCGTTCTCCCTATCATTTAACTGGTTTGAAAGTCGACTTATTTGAGTCTCTAAGTTACTAATAGCTTGGGAATTATTTTGCTGGTTAAGCTGACTCATTAGGACAAAGTCATCGAACTTTTGGTTGCTTTGGACAACACTTTGAGCTAAAAGTTTCATGGATTCTTCTAAAGATGTCAGCTTATGATCAACTGGGCTTGGTTCTTGGAATTGCGTTTGGTTCCTATGAAAACATGGTGGTGGGTTGCTAGATGGGACACCCTGTTGGGCACCTTTAGACcacgaaaaattagggttatgtctccaaccagggttatacgTATTAGAATAGGGATCAAACTTGGGTCTACCCTCAAATTTAGAGTTCATACCATCATGTAGGACACTAACCTGGTCACGGGTAGTTTCAGTCGAGTAAAACAGGGGGCACTGAGGTCCAGTATGAATTTGGTCACCACAAATGGTACATGGATAAGTTATGGGCTCACTGTTACAGCTCATAGTCTGGGTAGACCTTTGGTTCatttctaaggcctctagacgcctaaAAATATCAGACCCATTATCAACTCTATTGACCCTATGGATAGGGTTCCTAGTTATTTCGGGATCCCTCATTGAATCCCACTGACGAGTCTTTTCAGCTAAATCGATGAACTCGTCGAAACATTCATCTGGTTCTAGATGGTTAAATTCTCCACCACtcattgtttctacctgcattcgggtttcactatcaaggccctcatataaGATTTGGGACATGTGGGCTTTCTCAAAGCCATGGTTTTGGAATTGGTATAACaattcattaaacctttctaTGTAATCATGTAAGCTCTCACCTATTTTCTTCTTAAAGGTTTCGATTGACTGTCGAATAGCAGCAGTATTGTGGTGTGGGTAAACCCTTCTTAACAAAGGCCTCTACAAAGCCATCCAAGGTGGTGATTGTTTTAGAGGGAATCAAATGGTACCACTCATTGGATCTCTCTTAtagggaaaaagaaaacaaacgcaACCTAAGCACATCTTTTGTGACGTTCGGATAATTCATTGTGTCACAGatcatttcaaagtctcttatgtGGGTATACAGGTTTTCATTCTCTATTCTCTTAAATTTTTGAAGCATGATAAATGTCCCAGGTTTAATATCAAACTTAACGGTAGTGGCCGGTAAAACAACCCCAGGTTCATGTGTCACTCTAGACGGGCTCAAACGGTCCCTAAGAGTTTTGGTTGGTGGGACATCTTCGTCCTTTTCATTAACCATTTCGGCAAAAATAGAAGTATTACCTAGATCCGTGTAACGTGTCGGACTCATATTAAAAAGGTCGTTTTTATCAAGTCTATCTCCTAACCGTTTCCAACTTCGCATACACACGCAAGAATACTAGTGAAGCAAGAAaatcgtgcacatgcaaatgtAGGGTTTACTGAATTAGGTAAGCTTGGTTTACCTCAGCAAAATATACCTAAAGGTACGAGGTTGAGGCTTGTGGAATTtcggctggtaactcccataaggcccaaggcacgggttcaacGTACTTTTCCACATGTTTCCTAAATTCGGTAATTCTGACGATGCAATATGGTGTGTGCAAcgtgtttttaaaaaaaaaatagatatacacaaaaaaggaaataaaacctaaaaaataataaactTTGGGTTTTGTTACTTACCTCTTTTGGTAGGAAATTCCACAATAAATATTGAATATTACCTGcacaaaggataaattcgtaaactcataattatacgaagctctgattcagcaatcagacgtgagtatcgagacacgggtctctcatcgaattctcaacggagagtaccttctctctgagtacatgtggatatgtagtctcacgactggaaaacgacatatctcatgaatactgaatactttcattgattatttctatataacatcacgtgatggacggctcctagacagcttgctatgctagtgtagaacgataacgtcttcaggaacaaacaatgagtttaccctgactatataaaggatatgacttaccgacaacctcgtatcaggataattaattctcctagacagcttgctctgctagtatagagccacaaagttaattattcctaattacagtcgctcatattccatggtcgaatccacgactggtcccatggaatggaaataacaattgttctgattctatgatcgagtccacgacttgatctcatagaataacaataactatattatctcattactccgatttcatgatcgaatccacaactggtctcataaatggtaatagatagatcttaattactccgattctattgtgaatctacgatcccacggaatgataatgctcactttattatcctgaattcgtagtcgaatcctcagctgatcctatgaattaataataaacatcttattactcagttttgtgaattattttccactgaattccacaattagtaataaataatcaacaaccgggcgtatgagctacctctaagtaagccctgattaaaatggtgaaagtgtattcgacgatgatacactaacagtcaccgcacgaacgagtatttcaaaaatacaatgaaacgatgaacctatgcaaaatagagagaaaaataataaataattaaaaatattgacagggtgctgggagcacggacacacgaccaacagaccgtgtcgtggtcaatcccatgccagttttatatttttaatgcatttttattatttttcatgatttgatgaaaattctctcattttatcaaatctccttcgtctcgaggaaactcctcggtttcatggtacttccataaatccataaaaaataatataaaattaaggaaaggagtgtggggcgtgaccattggccaaccgtccatgccttggtcccaaccggccccacaccccacggttccttattattttattattattattattattattattattatttctctaatttcatgaaaaaactccttgatttcatggtatttttgcacaaatcatcaaataatgataaaataaaataaattatgaaaacttgtgggaccgggtcttggccggccggccattccctagtgatatacacatttttgtgtctaatttgtcctcaatgtccgtattgttggaactctatttttgtactaatattgtgtttttatgtatttttaggaaataaacatttttggaaagatctgctcgaaaaattatgcggggcatccccggaggacatttgttattcagactctcattttggttaaagggaaacccaattactaaggggcacctcagttgggcatttgctatttacactccacagacgattaggggcacttcatctctttaaattcaaaaactttttgttttggcgggaaatgaagttctcaactgttagagtttcaatcaacaaaatgaaggtgttttagggagattcaatcgctcaaacttggtaggaagatgtgatatggcatgaggaacacattatgggcagtgggttcgatcagaagtggctggaaaacgcgtgatgatccttgagaccaaaacagagcacgtgcactgtaacacgagcaaaaatggagttcttgtgtgcatgggagagtcctactagcgttggaagagtgttgaggcgtggagaagacatttgggagcgtgcaggatcaaagttaacgcgtgcatgggattaaaaatggaaattttctttattattggcagccgagaatatttggattaaatggagaatatatgtaatcaatggtcggatttttggctccaattcactataaatacaaggcaaaacagtttgggaaaggggtcgagagttttgggagctagggagagttagagaagacgaaatcagagtttaacaaaactctgtttctgctgctgcatgaagatgaacacgaagaaaaatagactgtaagagactgtcgttcttcaacagtgacagcgacagtggagtgtgggtcgtagtttcccaaagacaacagcatttcatatgtatcgttcttgtgtgacgcttcctgtgggtcgcacattagctgtttacaccattttctcttcttctcatcatttgtaaaccatttttgagccataataaattattttgagagcatttagactatgatgagctaattccctcgtaaccaaggcaatgaaggaatctattcacgcaacataaatgggtaactatttcatttaattatataattcacctaatcgctgcttttgtagagttttaaattgtttgaatgattgtcttaattatttgttattcagtttgataggttatgcttggtttaatctcttgataatctatgcttaaggtttacaaataatgtttgagaatctgtatgattgatagtgaattaaagataaaagaggacttaagaattgaatagagttttgaaatatttatcattcaattttgcataatagtggaatctagtgtcttggttacctctcgcacccattgttaataattttgtatataattttattaaacctttaaatttaatcttcacaagtccgagattttgaacctcattattacaacatcatcaaaattttaatcacctagccggtcccacacgcccctttgttttattattttattattattagttttccttgaattcatcaaattccttgatttcatggtatttctctcaaattaggaaaaattccctcaaatcatcaaaatacttaaaaatattaaaaaaatagggaaactcgtgggatcgggccctagccagccggccatgccttccacggtctcacacgcccttgtttttattattttaatattttttgcttccttgaactcatgaaaactccttcaattcatggaaactcccaaaattcatcaaatttctcaaaattcatgaatttttcataaaatcatcaaaatattataaaattaaggaaaaggcaccacgggaccgtggtcacgaccggaagacaatgccttgaccatggcggtcccacgcctcctcattccttattttataattatttttcatcatctcttggtgttttcctcagtttcgtcgaaaccctaattttggcatattttctcgaatggatgctcaattgcacgccagaaaatatcaaaattctcaggactgagacgcggacgccttggggacacgatcacgctatcttgatcgaccaagattggatctttggctcacggaagccggtcacattaattttcacagttttgacctaatttgcacaattgctcgtattaggtccaaaactctcccaaacactttggattttcatgaagtgatcgtcaggcggtcaaggGAAAacctagggccggtttcatgactccatggtcggtccttcgcctcgtcataattaattaggttttctcacctaaggctcagacgagcattttcgaataaatgattaaaccagcatttaatcattcttccaccaacaaatcgtcaaatcttcaagagttcttcgtatttgctcacgcgagcatgtggacactacatggttgatccacggtcccatgtagtcactccctccttcgtcccatggttaaaattttgATGAAccgtgaattgatcatcaattgatcaaattagggtttctgaatccaaggatcatcattccagattcgaaccttaataattttacgacgacctcatggtcattaatattattaattatgctcggttcaacaaccaatactttaattaatatttttggtacgctgccaataatccatcagatgagaaacacatgctcagacgatcaaatattcaataattcatcgcatgaacaacatttgctcagatgaggaatatttgctcaaaccaaggaatattggttcaacaatcgatattcaacgatccatcgaatgagcaatacttgctcacttcatcataagaactatacctctgtctcatgacatgctcaattcatgagtttcagaacatcatgttcaactcaaagaccacatggactcatcgtcccatcaaaccacgaagtcatcaattgactaacaaaccacgagacatcaatcgcgtcacttggggggatatcacttagggttttggtctggcggtctacggcacgtgtgttcaaacacacgatggaatgtgagtaattcgtgcaatcagttgaaggaattcacgaggaagtgggtggaaaatcgaccaagtctccacacgttgagtaactggtttcaaacacgatctccacttccccactccttgattccatcaactgtcacacttcatggaatcatggtgtctacaattccagcaatataaataagtctctgaatcatgattgaatcatcat
This DNA window, taken from Papaver somniferum cultivar HN1 chromosome 3, ASM357369v1, whole genome shotgun sequence, encodes the following:
- the LOC113360425 gene encoding uncharacterized protein LOC113360425 produces the protein MSGGEFNHLEPDECFDEFIDLAEKTRQWDSMRDPEITRNPIHRVNRVDNGSDIFRRLEALEMNQRSTQTMSCNSEPITYPCTICGDQIHTGPQCPLFYSTETTRDQVSVLHDGMNSKFEGRPKFDPYSNTYNPGWRHNPNFSWSKGAQQGVPSSNPPPCFHRNQTQFQEPSPVDHKLTSLEESMKLLAQSVVQSNQKFDDFVLMSQLNQQNNSQAISNLETQISRLSNQLNDRENGTFSSQTTPNPKGVNQVHGSGSSNHNEHVKAVINLRSGKTLENSVEPPKDKSPAEKENDVEQTSSKDLNGPESAKSPSKEDIPERVYIPPAPFSQRIAKKNPSTYAEILDIFKQVKVNLPLLDAIKYVPAMTKFLKEMCIVKRDAGVYKKAFLTQQVSSIISQKYPVKFKDPGCPTVTCVIGSQKIENALLDLGASVNLLPFSVYEQLGLGEMKPTRITLQLADRSVKIPRGIIEDFLVQVENFIYPVDFVILDTQHVCSQDINIPIILGCPFLSTANAIIHCQTGLVKFSYGNQKISVNVFKALQAPPDPEYYESICMIDSLVENTFTTNSVSDPLEACLAHFGAYYDEDSHFKEVNALLDSAPVMNYGKWQHKPEPLPPTIDKPLPSSVKAPTLELKPLPDTLKYVFLGNENTFPAIIASDLEPDQESRLVSVLQ